The segment aattatcactgtttttcaatgaaatgcaCATATATCGTCAAAATAGTGTATCCAAGGATTATGCCCGTTTGATGAAATATGGAGATTCTCTGTACCGATGTAAACAATTGAAAAAAGCTGCTTTAGGTCGTATGGCAACAATTATGAAGAGGCAAGCAGCAAATCTGGCATATTTGGAACAAGTTCGTCAGCATTTAGCCCGATTACCTAGTATAGATCCTTATACACgtactataataatatgtgGCTTCCCAAATGTCGGTAAAAGCAGTTTCATTAACaaggtaatttaattttaataactacTAACAGATTATGTATGCATATTATGCACAGAGAACATTATGAACTGTGTTAATTGTTCTATTTAGATAACTCGCGCTGATGTTGAAGTCCAACCATATGCATTTACAACAAAGTCATTATACGTTGGTCATACggattacaaatatttaagatGGCAAGTGATCGATACACCTGGAATTCTAGATCATCCActcgaagaaagaaacgtaatAGAAATGCAGGCAATAACTGCACTCGCGCATTTACGAGCAGCTGTACTTTACTTTTGCGATATATCGGAACAATGTGGTCATAGTTTAGACGAGCAGGTAAACTATTGGCTTCGTAGTTAACCAaagtatacattttatttaagtgTGATTCAACAGTTTTATTTTCTAggtgaaattatttgaatcgATTAAACCTCTGTTTGCTAACAAACCTTTGACAGTTGTGGCAAATAAAGTGGACGTTTTGCGCCTGGATGAACTTCCGCCCGAAAAGCGAGCTCTTTTAAAGTCGTTGGAGGATAAAGATGTCCCAGTGTTGGAAATGAGTACAATTACTGATTTTGGTGTAATGGACGTGAAAATACAAGCGTGTGAACGCTTGTTAGCTTTCCGTGTTGATCAGAAGATAAGAACGAAAAAGGTAagttaaatactttttaaacaCCTTTTGTGGTTCAAGTTCTTGAACGTTTATGACTGCAGGTAGAGGGACTGCTTAATCGTTTACACGTTGCACAACCTGTGCCGAGAGATGATAAAATTCGCGCTCCTTGTATTCCTGAGAGCGTTTtgagaaagaggaaggaaggATTAAAGGTGAAACGAAAATTAGAGCGAGAAATAGAGGAAGAAATGGGAGACGATTATGTACTTGATTTGAAGAAGAATTATGACATCGAGGGCGATCAAAAATATGATGTTATTCCAGAGATTTGGGAAGGACATAATATCGCTGATTACATCGATCcggaaatatttaatgtttgtacaatatttattcattttaaacaCGCGTGTGACATTTTGCTTGGATagaactttatttttatcttttacgaTAGAAATTAAATGACCTGGAAAAAGAGGAGCAACTTCGCGAAGAGGCGGGTATGTACGATTATAAAGTGACTGAGTTATCCGAGACGATGAaagaaattgtacaaataGCTAAGCAAATTCGAGAAAAGAAGGCTATTATGAAAGACGAAGCCCGAATATTGAAGGCTTCTACAAAGCCTGTAATGCCGCGCACAGCAACGGCGAAACTTCGAGACAGATCGGTATCGAAATTGAAAGAACAAATGGCAGACATGGGTGTCGATATGGAAAACACAGAAAATGTGAGTAACGCAACGAAatataatcaaaataaataccaagaataacgatatgtaacgGAACGAAATGTGTATAAGATTCGCGTATatgattatttgtttaaattccaACAGGCGCACTTTACCAAGACCAGAGGACGTTCAAGGTCTCTATCGCAACCAGCTAGCAAACGTATGAGACTGCAATCCCAGTCTCAATCAAGAGCTCGAAGTAGTTCAAAACCTGCTCGCGACGAAATGGGTGTAAAGGATTTGACGATGAAGActaaattaaagaatatgGCGCATAAAGCTTTGAAGAAGAAGATCGCGAAGAAGGGATTGAAAGGAGAAGCAGATCGATTCATCGGCACGAAAATGCCAAAACATTTGTTTTCGGGAAAACGAGGTGTTGGAAAAACAGATAGGAGATAATAGTATTTGGAAGttgttatttttgaaaatctttcccaaattttcatcgaatcaATGATTCATTTCCCGTGTATTGCGTGAATAAATCGACGTTGCTTCGTAATTACGATAGTATCCGTAAAAGGTTAGTTAAACTCGTTGAAAGATAACGCAACAATGTGAATGAATTGTCTTAGATTGCATAATTTAGTGCCAGTAAAGCGACCTTTGGCTTCGTACGTAGGGTAAGAAACATCGCATTCAGCGAAAGTTTATTGCTGTCGTACGATGATAACCTTTTACATGCTACGGTATTGAAAAGTTTGCCTTATTCGTAGATTCGTATTCCTTCCTGTGTAACCTATATCGAATGTGTCATGTTGTGCAATGCTTACTGTCGCTTCGTATCATTGTTGCGTTAGAAAACCGAGTAACTCTTTATGCCGGCTGTTGCATGAAACATTTTGTTCGATCAAGATCAGTTATAGGTTATTTGGTTATaaataaggaataaaattttattttacatcatCGATAGTAGTCAATTAGACAAATACATGTAACGCGAGGTTACGATTATGGTGCGTGATCGAAATTGACTCGGCGAACGATACATGTTCGCGTCACGACATGAGAACGCATTTAAACTTTTAATCGAGGTGCAGCGAGACCATTATAATTTCGGTTATGCGTTTGTACATTTACAACGAAGGCGAAACAGGGGAGTCCTCTGGTGATAGTCCATaaatgttatacatatatatatatatatatatagttgcaGGAGCATTCGCAAGATTTTCGCCGTGCACAAACTTCGGTTATGCTACCAACTTTCGATCAAATcctctatacaacgttaacaTAATTTCATTGGTAAACAAACGCACAATCTCTCGAAGATTCGTTCGataatattttagtatatGAAAAGATGTAACAGTTtttatcgttcgatatttgatcgaacaataaattataaacaattaaattGTTCCGGTTAAGACTTCATTTAAGAGTGACACTAACCAAATAATCGAAACATTGCTGTCGcggtatttctttcttctcgttgTCAATAACTCTATACGCTTAACGGTTCTTCGATatcaaaatagaaaaacaaagaggagaggaaaagagagaggaggaggatgagagaatatagaaaatagTGGAGAAAATAAGATAGAGAAGAGGAAATAAGGTAAAAGAGGATGAAAGTGTGAAATACGATTACTACAAGCAGAAACGCCAGATATCTTTTAGTATCACAGTCAATGCGAAAGCCTGGATCAAGAGCCTGGACTTTCGATGATGCCTCGAATCGAACCGAATCGAACGTTTATCAGCGATACGATTAAATCTCTCGTCATTCGTTTTACGGAATAACTTTTATCGATCGAAACGTTCGCAAATGCACATGCCAAGCGGACAAGGGGTCAAGCGGAAAAGGAAAGTTTCGCGTGATACGTTAACGGCAAGTGTTTTCGGTATGTCGCGAGTAACGACGAAAAAGTGACACAACCGAACAGTATTCGGACGATTCTTTGGTGAGTCGTCTGCGACTATGAAAACCCTTGTCCTTTCGTCATTTTCTAACCAACGTTTTTAATCGCAGCATTTATTGGTCCGTTCGATCATCGTGTCGTTTCGATCGAAcctgtacatatatattctatcGTTCGCTCCCATTCGCTAGTTTGTTCGTTCGCTCGTTCGTTGTTCGTTCACATGTACATATACTAATTAGTTGATTGAATTAGACTGTGGTTACAGTGGATGAATATTCGAACAAACTGACATTCTGACCAAGATACATCCGCCtaatcaaatatgtatatagattttttacgagtatattatttatattcattgcAGTCTTCGGATGTTTCATTCGTTAGAACTCAAGCTCGTTCGAATAAGTATCCGCTATAAACATGACCTTAACTCTGTTGCTCGGTCGGTCATTTAGCCGATTCGTCCATTCGGTAAGAAAGGACAAAGTATTTTTAGGAACAAGCGCATTCGAGTACTTGAATGTTCTTCCAGTAAGAGTTTTTCAACTGAGTAGCATCGTTCTCGTCGAAGTAAACGATCATCAACTCGTCGAGCTTACTCGGCGCGCAGCATGGTTTAggcactttttttttatcttccttCCACAGCAGACTTTGCAGAAGGGCGTGATGATGAGCTGGATTGTATCTAGGCGGGCATCGCCCTTTACAGTATCCAGCGTCGAAGGTTTTCGGATAAACGATAAATTCGAAACCTTTCAGGTCTTTAAACATGACGGTAAGCTCGTGTCTGCAACACTTTTTACTCTCGCCTTTGCACTTTGTCCTACGACCTTTGTGCAGAGACATCACATCTTTGGGTGAAGAACGTTTTACTCTGGCACTGCCCGAATACGTCGTGGTGAACACGTTGAGAACCGGCAAGGAAAAGGTACGTGTCACCGGTTCGCTGTCCACCATAAATTCCAGTTCGACTCCTAGGTTCTCGAGCGGCGTCTCGATCCACGAGGAAGCGGCCTGAGTCACGTCGAGTTCCAGCCATCTTGGATTTCGGGAATCCTGTAGCTGAATTTTTCTACGACCGATTAACTTTCTCGAGCGACGAAACGACGAAATTCGGAGATAGAACAACACCTCCAGCTCGGAACGTTCGGTGTAGTAATCCGTCGTCGGCCCGTGAAGCAGCAGTCGCAGCGTCGCGTGATCCACCGACGTTTGATCCAGATCCTTCTGAGGAATTTCCACGGGAAAGAACAACCAGTGACGATAGGGTTTTTCCTTTTCGCTCGTTCCATCCAGTCGACTCGATTCGTTTCCAGGATACGCTGTAACAATCACGAACGAATAAACGTGAACAATTGATACGCGTAACGCGTAACGTTACGTAAGTGAAAACCTTGAATTGTGTTCGATCTTCTATCGCTACATTCCCTCCTCGTTCTCTCGCCTCTTGGTATGTCCACGTTAAATGGAATCCACGATTTCTGCATTCTCAACTATCtatcttttatctttcatcTTCTCATTTTTCCTCCGAAAATTATCAACTTAATCGTGCGTGTGCACGTTAAGAGATTTGACAAAGAACGCGAAAGTATCGTTAGAACCGCCTATGACCTATGAGAATGGACGTGTTCACGCGTATCCGGCTAGAGATCACGAGAACGGCAACTCTCGTCCGTTCCATTTTCATCGGTTAATTAgtggaattattaaattccGGGGTAATTCGTTGGTACACGTACGCACGAGTCCCTGTTCGTTTTTTCTCCGCTTCGCGGCCGTATCGAATCTTCGATGGCTCGTACACGATCGATATCGTTCgcgatatattaaattttcttttgcaaTTTCATAAAAGTCCGATAGTAACAACTTGTCTTTTGTTTTGAACTTAACTTTCAGAAAAACCGCGTTACTTATGGGATGATTCAATATCgttatcaatatttaataagttttACGTTGTGTTGTATCGCATTcacgtatttaaattttcgtgGATAAGTACTAAACGATATtgagaatattatttattgtatgcAGTCACCTTCATATCGAAGCACGCAACGATCTCGTAAAAGAAAATCGATACCTATAGCTAGGATGCAATTTATTCGTTAGATTATTTCGATATATTCGATCTATATTCTATCTCTCCAATTAGGAAATAGATGTTGGGTTTGGTAAGAGAAAACACGGTGGCATTCTTGTAACACAACACCGACGGATTAGCGTCGCGTCACTTAGATCGGCTCGTTCGGTAGCAGTCGTAAAACATCGTGTAATACGAAGCTCGCGTTACGGATCCTAGGAAATAAATCTGTCAGgaataatcgtaaaaatacGACGAAACAGATTGAGAAAGTTATCTGGGTATGCGTCGTATGTCGGCAACGATATACAACGCGCAACGGTTCGACTCGAACGTTATCTCGACTCGATGTCTCGAAACAGTCCATacgatgtatatgtataacaaaCGATTCGAGATATATTCGGTaatgtttctatttttcttggAATGTTTGAAAAAGATCTTCGAGTCGATTTATTGCTAAAGAAATGGTCTCGCCGCGATTATCGTAGTAAGTATATATCAATAACAGAAATCAATCATGAAAATTCAAACTGTGAAGTAACTCGAAACGAAGTGAAATTCAGGaattggtgatatttcgatatttcagtTTGTGTAAATAATCGAGCAAGCCTATGTGCTTCCGTCACTGAATGGAAATTCGACGGTTTCTCCGAATATTTGACTCGCACCAATTATAGCTTACCTTGCACCACACTgctatctaaaatattttagtctGTGggtatatcttttataaatagtattttacgatatttttggCTTAGTTTTCGTAGAATCGGTACGCCTCCATTCGTCTAGAGTCTAGAGTCTGGGCTCGTGACGAAAAACAGTAAGGGTCGATTTGGTATAAATTAGCGGCGATCCGCGATCGATTGTCGAGAGTCACGCGCGAGAGTCGTCGACAAATTGATCTTTCTCGACGATTCGTTCTTATTGCATTCGGAAACTCGTTACTCGGCATTCCGTGGCGATCGGAATTTCTCTTTCATAATAACGCAGATGCTTCTGGCGAGGTCTCTCGAGCGGAATAACGCGAAAAcggaaaaggagaaaatagaGCGAAGATACGAGTTGATGGAATCTGATCGAATCGAGATAAACCGAAGTGGAATTACGTTAAGCGAAACGAAGCGTTTTATTTGTAAACTCATTCGCTTTGTATCGTGTCATTCCATAAGTAACGTCAGTCTTGCTTTGCACTTTGAATTTCTACGATAAACCGAAATACGTAGGTAAATACGTAGctactaaaatttataattaattattagaaagATCGCAAATAACatcaatataaaaaagatcAATACCGATGAATCAGAAAATAGGTTTGTTTTACTACGAGAATGATTAGTAGCACGCATAGAGAACATTGGATAAACTATTTAAAACCATGTAATTGGAAATTGTTGCGTTATTCGCTCTATCCTCTAAACTTAGTACCGACAGATGTTCGTTTATTTTGATCACTACAGGATCTAAACAACAATGTAGTTGTAAAATAAACAAGCTATaagaaatttaacaaaatagcGAATCTCAAAGTGCTaacagaataaaaaagaaagcgaaATAGTTAAGTATTTAGGGGAAAAGCAGATGATACGTTATTTATTCGCCATTACGATGAACTTTTCAACTTTAACTAACTTTCCTTTTacgttcttttaatttattttaaacaaacgtgaaacgacacgtaaaaaagaagagaagaaaaaaaaacagaagatGCGTAAATACGAAAAATTATCATGATATTAACAATCAAAGTAAGAAATTGACTTGTCTTTCTCAGTTTATAGGTTAATGCGAAAGATCGATAATCGCGGTTGGTTCGATACGCATCGATTCCAGATACGCCTGGTAAAATCTCGTCGACGTTGCCGAACTGGCGGAAACTAGGATGCTCGATGTTTACACAAGTAGTAATTATAGCGTgggtatgtatattttttcagaaaGATCGTAAGATATTTCGCGTTTCCAAAGATCGCCGGTTCTGTTGAACCGATACTAAATTATCAGTGATTcgagaacgaagaagaatGTCTCAAtacacgatcgatcgatcatcATCAATTATCGTTGGTTACCTGTAGCGGGAAACACATGTAGCAACTTCTTGCTTTCAAAAGTTTGCTCGTCGAATGGCGACTGCATTCTCATCAGGTACTCTCTGTGTGCTCTTTCGTATTCGGTTTGACTGACGTTTgcctgaaaaaagaaaacaggaaATATGCGAGGATGACGTATTGACCAGCTAACGAACGGTAGGTATGatggttttatttatttcatatttcaggataaaattttattagcataGAAGAAATTAGCGTAAAACGCATAAAAGGATGTGTAATCGTAGCGAAAGTCGTGTTACGTGGAatggaaattttacaaaaatttgaagCTATGAAAATAGAACGTAGAACTTGATACAATATCgctttattggaaaataaggatATGGGAGAAACGAGGATCTCAATGATCTTACTAACACGcgagaattatataattagttTAAGGAGTTGCGGACGGCGTACTTCCATTAATCAACTtggaaaaggaaataaagttGTTGAATATTGGAGGGATTGCGTGAAAAGCGCGATAAAATCTCCGTTGGACACGTAAAGCAAAATTCCGGTGACCTATGGAACAATTCACCGAATCGTACGGCTTTTACGTTTCACTGAAATCGATCTTCAAGCGGGATAATTAGTTTGCGGGCGAGGCACTGATATAGTGTCTGCCATCTTCCCAACGTCGCGGCTCAACAACCTTCTTCGCTTtgcctctctctttcctcgCCACTCGTCATTCGCCTTCTTTCCCCGTTGCTCGCCGGTCCCCCTTTGTACTTTTTTTCCTATTCTTCAAATCCCTTTGTCGTTCTCGAGCATCGTTGCAATTTTCGAGATCCACTCGAAACACGTCCCTCGCCACTTTACCCTCGCCGTCACTCGTGTTGGTATATAATTTCCATGGTGAGAAAGTCCAGACACGCTAGACGTTTCCGGTAAAATTAGCCGGTTCGCGCGGCTCTAGCTAGCCGCGGTACGCGGGATAACGCACGAGCCGGCCAACATAACGCAACGCAGCGATTAATAAGTGAAAAGacgtttaataaatgaaacgaatTTCACAGATCGCGAGGTTGAAAGGAAGGAGGACACGAGTACCGAAGGATCGCGTCGTTAAGGATGACTCAGCGAGCTATCAGAGCCGTGTACCGTGCGAAACGGAGACACACGGACGCCTCCGCAATGCGTCGAGTAAGTATGGACTCGTTTAACTGGctgttttctttaaagtcgGCTAGTTAGTGGATTCGAGCGAGTTCCGGTTTGTCGAGACGGTGGTTCGTCGCGTCATTCGTGCGTCAAGTATTCGCCAAGGTTTCGAAGTTGCATACTTCGAGGGAAGGATAACCCTCGACGACCGGAATGTACGACACGAGATCGTTAGTCCGTCAGAAGGACTCGTGTGGCGAATCGTAAATCGATTGAGACACGCGTTTTCGCTCGTTGCGGATTGAAACCGAGACGTCGTTTGCCGACCCCAAGCGAgttgactcgtgtgcaaccgCTTGACTGGTTCGAAAGGTCGGTCAGTGTCGGTCATCGATGTCGCGTTCGTTGGTCTTTCGTCTTGGTTTGTAGCTGGACTCGACTGGCGCACGCTTGCTCAATGGCTATCACGAAACTCGAAGATGTTTCTACTCGCAAAGAGGTAGGAGAATGTAAGGgaaagaggagagaagagGAGAGGGAACGA is part of the Bombus fervidus isolate BK054 chromosome 7, iyBomFerv1, whole genome shotgun sequence genome and harbors:
- the Non1 gene encoding nucleolar GTP-binding protein 1, with the translated sequence MALYNFKKIAVVPTAKDFIDIILSKTQRKTPTVIHKNYKIARIRAFYLRKVRFTQQNFHDRLSQIIQEFPKLDDVHPFYADLMNVLYDKDHYKLALGQINIARHLIDNVSKDYARLMKYGDSLYRCKQLKKAALGRMATIMKRQAANLAYLEQVRQHLARLPSIDPYTRTIIICGFPNVGKSSFINKITRADVEVQPYAFTTKSLYVGHTDYKYLRWQVIDTPGILDHPLEERNVIEMQAITALAHLRAAVLYFCDISEQCGHSLDEQVKLFESIKPLFANKPLTVVANKVDVLRLDELPPEKRALLKSLEDKDVPVLEMSTITDFGVMDVKIQACERLLAFRVDQKIRTKKVEGLLNRLHVAQPVPRDDKIRAPCIPESVLRKRKEGLKVKRKLEREIEEEMGDDYVLDLKKNYDIEGDQKYDVIPEIWEGHNIADYIDPEIFNKLNDLEKEEQLREEAGMYDYKVTELSETMKEIVQIAKQIREKKAIMKDEARILKASTKPVMPRTATAKLRDRSVSKLKEQMADMGVDMENTENAHFTKTRGRSRSLSQPASKRMRLQSQSQSRARSSSKPARDEMGVKDLTMKTKLKNMAHKALKKKIAKKGLKGEADRFIGTKMPKHLFSGKRGVGKTDRR
- the Mav gene encoding TGF-beta domain-containing family member maverick, with the protein product MGKLATAGRLVTRDNEQQEASVWLLERSGASSGRALVAVPIGGVAVCGVIVPQLESQAPIEVTGRNAFTGTASSCLDNGARKGKQDRRTIALVEICRTRHRALIDDPDSRYLVETATGGDDGAGRDDAVVRLEGSSFESSLGRKSGWWFDHVVKQNTKEKGGDIVQEYRPRISNEWRRVARKESLDRRTIVEGRRCERCRRRRWLNGSNESSRLFGIATTIVAVVVAVAAAALCVPAASAVPMLPRESRLSRTGPRHDLDRSTGLEDVYEDAFREEDRPTTRTVLDETELDIIRRSIARGLGLKRIPDPSKANVSQTEYERAHREYLMRMQSPFDEQTFESKKLLHVFPATAYPGNESSRLDGTSEKEKPYRHWLFFPVEIPQKDLDQTSVDHATLRLLLHGPTTDYYTERSELEVLFYLRISSFRRSRKLIGRRKIQLQDSRNPRWLELDVTQAASSWIETPLENLGVELEFMVDSEPVTRTFSLPVLNVFTTTYSGSARVKRSSPKDVMSLHKGRRTKCKGESKKCCRHELTVMFKDLKGFEFIVYPKTFDAGYCKGRCPPRYNPAHHHALLQSLLWKEDKKKVPKPCCAPSKLDELMIVYFDENDATQLKNSYWKNIQVLECACS